In a genomic window of Roseiflexus castenholzii DSM 13941:
- the thrH gene encoding bifunctional phosphoserine phosphatase/homoserine phosphotransferase ThrH has product MTQPTILATDLEGVLVPEIWIAVAERAGIERLRLTTRDIPDYDELMRGRLALLREHRLTLADIQRVIGAIDPLPGAVEALARLRERVQVIILSDTYYEFAVPLMAKLGWPTLFCHSLEVDEQGMISNYRLRLPDSKTAAVRALRELRFRVLAVGDSYNDVGMLAAADAGALFEPPQNIVADFPHFPVLRGYNDLLAFVEQETQR; this is encoded by the coding sequence ATGACGCAACCAACGATCCTTGCCACCGACCTGGAGGGGGTGCTGGTTCCCGAGATCTGGATTGCAGTCGCCGAGCGTGCCGGCATCGAGCGGCTACGGCTGACGACGCGCGATATTCCCGATTACGACGAACTGATGCGTGGACGGTTGGCGTTGCTGCGTGAGCACCGCCTGACCCTGGCAGACATTCAGCGCGTCATTGGCGCAATCGACCCGTTGCCCGGCGCGGTCGAGGCGCTGGCGCGGCTGCGGGAGCGGGTGCAAGTGATCATTCTGTCCGACACGTACTATGAGTTTGCCGTGCCATTGATGGCAAAACTCGGCTGGCCCACGCTCTTTTGCCATTCACTCGAGGTCGATGAGCAGGGGATGATCTCCAACTACCGCCTGCGTCTGCCGGATAGCAAGACGGCTGCCGTGCGCGCGCTGCGCGAACTCCGCTTCCGGGTGCTGGCAGTCGGCGACTCGTACAACGATGTGGGGATGCTTGCCGCTGCTGATGCCGGCGCCTTGTTCGAACCGCCGCAGAATATCGTCGCTGATTTTCCGCACTTTCCGGTGTTGCGTGGCTACAACGATCTGCTGGCATTCGTCGAACAGGAAACGCAGCGATGA
- a CDS encoding Gfo/Idh/MocA family protein, translated as MTGSPIRWGILSTGRIAGVFAEALQSLDDARLVAVGSRSADAAAAFGDRFNVPRRYASYEELAADPEVDIVYIATPHALHAENCLLCLHYGKAVLCEKPFTINARQAAEVIAVARERGMFLMEAMWTRFLPAIARLRELLAANAIGEVRMIASDFGFRSSVDPRSRLFDPALGGGSLLDVGVYPVSLTSMIFGGEPERIATLAHLGATGVDEEAAMILGYSSGRMAMLWSAIRTETPHETTIMGTDGMIRVHPQWWRARTLTLIRGGRADEVIEAPYSGNGYQYEAIEAMRCLRAGMTESPVMPLDETLGIMRTLDAIRAQWGLTYPME; from the coding sequence ATGACTGGCTCGCCCATTCGCTGGGGTATTCTCAGCACCGGACGCATCGCTGGAGTTTTCGCCGAAGCGTTGCAGTCGCTCGACGACGCGCGCCTGGTGGCGGTGGGGTCGCGCAGCGCCGATGCTGCCGCTGCATTTGGCGACCGTTTCAACGTACCGCGCCGCTATGCGTCGTATGAGGAACTTGCCGCCGATCCTGAAGTGGATATCGTGTACATTGCAACGCCGCATGCGCTGCACGCTGAGAATTGCCTGCTCTGCTTGCACTACGGGAAGGCGGTGTTGTGCGAGAAGCCATTCACAATCAATGCGCGTCAGGCGGCTGAGGTCATCGCCGTTGCCCGCGAGCGCGGCATGTTTCTGATGGAAGCCATGTGGACGCGCTTCCTCCCGGCAATCGCGCGGTTGCGCGAATTGCTGGCAGCCAACGCGATTGGCGAGGTGCGCATGATCGCCTCCGATTTTGGGTTCCGCAGCAGTGTCGATCCGCGCAGTCGACTGTTCGACCCGGCGCTCGGTGGAGGCAGTCTCCTCGATGTGGGGGTCTATCCGGTATCGCTGACCTCAATGATCTTCGGCGGCGAACCGGAACGGATTGCGACCCTGGCGCACCTCGGCGCAACCGGCGTCGACGAGGAGGCGGCCATGATCCTCGGCTACAGCAGTGGGCGAATGGCGATGCTCTGGAGCGCCATCCGTACTGAGACGCCGCATGAAACGACGATTATGGGAACGGACGGCATGATCCGCGTCCATCCCCAGTGGTGGCGCGCCAGGACCCTCACGCTGATCCGAGGCGGACGTGCTGATGAGGTGATCGAAGCGCCCTACAGCGGGAATGGCTACCAGTATGAAGCGATAGAAGCCATGCGCTGCCTGCGCGCCGGTATGACCGAAAGCCCGGTCATGCCGCTCGACGAGACCCTTGGCATTATGCGCACGCTGGACGCCATTCGAGCGCAGTGGGGTCTGACCTATCCAATGGAATGA
- the gmd gene encoding GDP-mannose 4,6-dehydratase yields MARKRALITGITGQDGSYLAEFLLDQGYEVIGMIRRSSTVNFERIRHIQDRITLTPGDLLDEVSLIHMLREHRPAEVYNLAAQSFVQTSFSQPVFTGEVTALGVTRLLDAIRIVDPEIRFYQASSSEMFGKVVEVPQRETTPFYPRSPYGVAKVYGHWITVNYRESYGMHASSGILFNHESPRRGLEFVTRKISHGVARIALGLDTELRLGNLDAQRDWGFAGDYVRAMWLMLQQDQPGDYVVATGQTHSVRRFCELAFGYAGLDYQKHVVVDERFFRPAEVDLLVGDPSRAYEQLGWKPEVSFEQLVEMMVEADIRLLRG; encoded by the coding sequence ATGGCGCGCAAGCGTGCTCTCATTACCGGCATCACCGGGCAGGACGGCTCGTACCTGGCAGAGTTTCTGCTCGACCAGGGGTACGAGGTCATCGGGATGATCCGACGTTCCAGCACCGTCAATTTCGAGCGCATCCGCCACATTCAGGATCGTATCACCCTCACCCCTGGCGACCTGCTCGATGAAGTCTCGCTCATCCATATGCTCCGCGAGCACCGTCCCGCCGAGGTCTACAACCTGGCGGCACAGAGTTTCGTCCAGACCTCGTTTTCGCAACCCGTTTTTACCGGCGAGGTGACGGCGCTTGGCGTGACACGCCTGCTCGATGCCATTCGTATCGTTGATCCGGAGATTCGATTCTACCAGGCCAGTTCGTCCGAAATGTTCGGCAAGGTTGTCGAAGTGCCGCAGCGCGAAACCACCCCCTTCTACCCGCGTTCACCCTACGGGGTCGCCAAGGTCTACGGGCACTGGATCACCGTCAATTACCGCGAAAGTTACGGCATGCACGCGAGCAGCGGCATCCTCTTCAACCACGAATCGCCGCGCCGTGGGCTGGAGTTCGTGACACGTAAAATCTCCCATGGCGTTGCGCGCATTGCCCTCGGACTCGACACCGAACTACGCCTGGGCAACCTCGACGCGCAGCGCGACTGGGGATTCGCCGGCGATTACGTGCGCGCCATGTGGCTCATGCTCCAGCAGGATCAGCCTGGCGACTACGTTGTTGCCACCGGGCAGACACATTCGGTGCGCCGGTTCTGCGAACTCGCGTTTGGCTATGCCGGGCTGGACTACCAAAAGCATGTTGTTGTGGATGAACGCTTCTTCCGACCAGCCGAAGTCGATCTGCTGGTCGGCGACCCTTCCCGCGCCTATGAACAACTGGGATGGAAGCCGGAAGTGTCGTTTGAGCAACTGGTGGAGATGATGGTCGAAGCCGACATCCGTCTGCTACGCGGATGA
- a CDS encoding glycosyltransferase family 2 protein yields the protein MTAETLLISDTDADSDVLHRWAFSISVVIPAFNEGPRVGGVVRAVRAQVPDAEIIVVDDASTDDTAEQAAAAGARVISRPHNVGNGAGVRTGVRAASGDVVIVLDADGQHNPADIPRLLRYLNRYDMVIATRPDRDSHENLLRWFGNSVLNALGTYLSGFPMKDLTSGFRAFRREVMLEFLHLLPNTFGWPMTSAMAFAKAGYHIRFEPVAMNKRQGGRSTQKLFKNGVRNILIMLRMVSMFAPLRVYFPVALAMFLLSLLSFAISYFITDVGRFRVPNSSVGLFVGAIVVFMFGLLAEQIAGLRFQRRDL from the coding sequence ATGACTGCTGAAACGCTCCTTATTTCCGATACTGATGCGGACTCTGATGTTCTGCACCGCTGGGCTTTCAGCATCAGCGTGGTCATTCCGGCATTCAACGAAGGACCACGGGTAGGAGGCGTGGTGCGCGCGGTGCGCGCGCAGGTTCCCGATGCCGAAATTATCGTCGTGGACGATGCATCGACGGATGATACGGCGGAGCAGGCTGCCGCCGCCGGTGCGCGGGTCATCAGTCGTCCGCACAATGTGGGGAATGGCGCCGGCGTGCGCACCGGAGTCCGCGCGGCTAGCGGCGATGTCGTGATTGTGCTCGATGCCGATGGGCAGCACAACCCCGCCGACATTCCGCGCCTGTTGCGCTATCTCAATCGATACGACATGGTGATCGCAACGCGACCGGATCGCGACAGCCACGAGAACTTGCTGCGCTGGTTCGGCAATAGTGTGCTGAATGCCCTGGGGACGTACCTCTCCGGCTTCCCGATGAAAGACCTGACCTCCGGGTTCCGGGCGTTTCGGCGTGAGGTGATGCTCGAGTTTCTGCATCTGCTGCCAAATACCTTTGGCTGGCCCATGACCAGCGCAATGGCATTCGCAAAAGCGGGCTATCATATCCGCTTCGAGCCGGTGGCGATGAACAAGCGCCAGGGCGGGCGCAGCACCCAGAAGTTGTTCAAGAACGGTGTGCGCAACATTCTCATCATGCTGCGCATGGTCTCGATGTTTGCGCCTTTGCGCGTCTACTTTCCGGTGGCGCTGGCAATGTTCTTGTTGAGCCTGCTGTCGTTTGCGATCAGTTATTTCATTACCGATGTCGGGCGTTTCCGGGTGCCGAACTCTTCCGTCGGACTGTTCGTCGGCGCAATTGTCGTGTTTATGTTCGGCTTGCTAGCCGAGCAGATTGCCGGGCTTCGTTTTCAACGGCGCGATCTGTGA
- a CDS encoding lysylphosphatidylglycerol synthase transmembrane domain-containing protein, protein MKPLLRWLLRLIGPALLLFFLWRSDLNALGAALVGVDLAPALLSLALMPVFVWVKAWRWRIIVCEQGYTPPSLHYLAALYAIGLYAGGITPGQSGDFIKAWYLRERGVPLGPGLLSILLDRLFDFVIWAVMAVLSLAAFIDVFPAETRGIVQLATIGFAAALLIATPGLMARAPREWALGLALPLLRGKLRAALERLRDQFAPLSLRFTPLLLLLLSTIGSATSTFVRIYLMYLALRLGDIPALEILAATGLIAILQALPISFAGVGVRDAVLIAMLQRHGHPAEIALSLSALFLLINIQHILIGFLVSLRYPPGETPPMTMAEMQQRTEN, encoded by the coding sequence GTGAAACCTCTTCTCCGCTGGCTGCTGCGTCTGATTGGTCCTGCGCTGCTCCTGTTTTTTCTCTGGCGGAGCGACCTGAATGCCCTTGGCGCCGCGCTTGTCGGCGTCGATCTCGCGCCTGCCCTGCTCTCGCTGGCGCTGATGCCGGTGTTTGTGTGGGTGAAGGCCTGGCGCTGGAGGATCATTGTGTGTGAGCAGGGGTACACGCCGCCTTCGCTGCATTATCTGGCGGCGCTGTATGCGATTGGGCTGTACGCTGGCGGCATTACACCCGGTCAGTCGGGTGATTTTATCAAAGCCTGGTATCTGCGCGAACGCGGAGTGCCGCTGGGTCCCGGTCTGCTGAGCATTCTGCTCGACCGTCTATTCGATTTTGTGATCTGGGCTGTGATGGCGGTGCTGAGTCTGGCGGCGTTCATCGATGTGTTTCCTGCTGAAACGCGCGGTATCGTGCAGTTGGCGACTATCGGCTTTGCAGCGGCGCTATTGATTGCCACACCGGGGCTGATGGCGCGCGCGCCGCGGGAATGGGCGCTGGGGCTGGCGCTGCCGTTGCTGCGCGGGAAACTGCGCGCAGCGCTCGAACGCCTGCGCGACCAGTTTGCGCCGCTGAGCCTGCGCTTCACTCCGCTGCTGTTGTTGCTGCTCAGCACCATCGGTTCGGCAACCTCGACATTTGTGCGCATTTATCTGATGTACCTGGCGCTGCGGTTGGGCGATATTCCGGCGCTCGAAATTCTGGCAGCCACAGGGCTGATCGCCATTCTCCAGGCGCTGCCGATCAGTTTTGCCGGCGTCGGCGTGCGCGATGCCGTCTTGATCGCCATGCTGCAACGCCACGGGCATCCAGCCGAGATTGCGTTGAGCCTGTCGGCGCTGTTTCTGTTGATCAACATCCAGCATATTCTGATCGGGTTTCTGGTTTCGCTGCGCTACCCGCCAGGTGAGACGCCCCCGATGACAATGGCGGAGATGCAGCAGCGGACTGAGAACTGA
- a CDS encoding FFLEELY motif protein, whose translation MPHRAPYRVALQALQSDRLRRDYADLAAEPQYRLVGEFFFTELYGPRDFSARDTQARRLHLLVQSFPGVVIRDVEQVLELLDLTNRLDDEVVEQLIALGAPLDFDMAMYERAYRLADNYADRVRQIELVRQSLYNVARLTRNPLMGIALDRTKGLADMLGMSDIHRFLRVGYKSVLPVRDMPRFIETIAVREMNRLDRIYADQLQQKKGAPSSA comes from the coding sequence ATGCCACATCGTGCGCCGTATCGGGTTGCGTTACAGGCGCTGCAATCCGACCGACTTCGCCGCGATTACGCGGATCTTGCCGCTGAGCCACAGTATCGGCTGGTTGGCGAGTTCTTCTTTACCGAGCTATACGGTCCGCGCGACTTTAGTGCGCGGGATACGCAGGCGCGCCGGCTGCATCTGCTTGTCCAGAGTTTTCCGGGGGTGGTGATCCGCGATGTTGAACAGGTGCTCGAACTGCTCGACCTGACGAACCGCCTGGACGATGAGGTGGTCGAGCAGTTGATTGCGCTGGGTGCGCCGCTCGACTTCGATATGGCGATGTACGAACGCGCCTATCGTCTCGCCGATAATTACGCCGACCGGGTGCGCCAGATCGAGTTGGTGCGCCAGTCGCTCTATAATGTCGCGCGCCTGACGCGCAACCCGCTCATGGGGATTGCGCTGGATCGCACGAAAGGGCTGGCGGATATGCTCGGCATGAGCGATATCCATCGATTTCTGCGCGTTGGGTATAAATCGGTGTTGCCGGTGCGCGATATGCCGCGCTTTATCGAGACCATCGCCGTGCGCGAGATGAACCGTCTCGACCGGATCTATGCCGATCAGTTGCAGCAGAAGAAAGGAGCGCCGTCATCCGCGTAG
- a CDS encoding aldo/keto reductase, with amino-acid sequence MQYGKIPGIDKPVSRLVQGSVMISTRDLEGSFRLLDAIFAMGCTTFDTAHVYGQGDNERAMGRWVNERGIRDQVVIIGKGAHHNADRKRVTPFDITADLFDSLARFKFDYIDLYLLHRDDPSVPVGPIVEVLNEHRAAGRIRAFGGSNWSHRRIAEANEYAAAHGLTPFVASSPNFSLAEQYREPWEGCISISGPQNEEARAWYAEQRMPLFTWSSLAGGFFSGRLRRDNLDTFEDYLDKLAVYSYAGEENFRRLERAQQLAEEKGLSIPQIALAYVMSQPLDIYALVGCRTPEEFAANAEALTVRLTPEECAWLDLRRD; translated from the coding sequence ATGCAGTACGGCAAGATCCCCGGCATCGACAAACCGGTCTCGCGCCTGGTCCAGGGATCGGTGATGATCTCGACACGCGATCTGGAAGGCAGTTTTCGCCTGCTCGATGCGATTTTTGCCATGGGGTGCACAACGTTCGACACGGCGCATGTGTACGGGCAGGGAGACAACGAGCGTGCCATGGGGCGTTGGGTGAACGAACGCGGCATCCGCGATCAGGTGGTGATTATTGGCAAAGGCGCTCACCACAACGCCGACCGCAAGCGAGTCACCCCCTTTGATATTACAGCCGACCTGTTCGACTCACTGGCGCGTTTCAAGTTCGATTACATCGATCTGTATCTGCTCCACCGCGATGATCCATCGGTTCCCGTTGGTCCGATTGTCGAGGTGCTGAACGAACACCGTGCTGCCGGTCGCATCCGCGCATTTGGCGGATCAAACTGGAGCCACCGGCGAATCGCCGAAGCCAACGAGTATGCCGCAGCGCACGGATTGACGCCATTCGTCGCTAGCAGTCCGAACTTCAGCCTGGCAGAGCAGTACCGCGAACCGTGGGAGGGGTGCATCAGCATTAGCGGTCCGCAGAATGAAGAGGCGCGCGCCTGGTACGCCGAGCAGCGCATGCCGCTCTTTACCTGGTCGAGCCTGGCGGGCGGCTTCTTTTCGGGGCGGCTGCGACGTGACAATCTCGATACATTCGAGGATTATCTGGATAAACTGGCAGTCTATTCCTACGCTGGCGAAGAAAACTTTCGTCGCCTGGAGCGCGCGCAGCAACTGGCGGAGGAGAAGGGGCTGAGCATCCCACAGATCGCACTGGCATACGTGATGAGTCAGCCGCTCGACATCTATGCCCTGGTTGGGTGCCGCACGCCGGAAGAGTTTGCCGCCAACGCAGAGGCGCTCACGGTACGCCTGACGCCAGAAGAGTGCGCCTGGCTCGATCTGCGGCGTGATTGA
- a CDS encoding FixH family protein has product MVAGISIGACGATPTIVEERAVDGLTIALERPAQPVALRNYAFTATITNAADQPVEADLVYFDFTMPQMEMGVHQPIADRLGPGKYGVRTIYSMEGDWRITIVATIEGRDVRVWFDHPVLPP; this is encoded by the coding sequence GTGGTTGCAGGTATCAGCATCGGCGCATGCGGCGCAACACCGACTATTGTCGAGGAGCGGGCAGTCGATGGACTGACGATTGCCCTCGAACGTCCGGCGCAACCGGTGGCGTTGCGCAACTATGCGTTCACCGCAACAATTACCAACGCCGCCGATCAACCGGTCGAGGCGGATCTGGTCTATTTCGACTTTACCATGCCGCAAATGGAAATGGGCGTGCACCAGCCAATCGCCGACCGGCTTGGTCCGGGCAAATATGGCGTTCGCACGATTTATTCGATGGAAGGAGACTGGCGCATCACGATTGTTGCCACGATTGAGGGGCGCGATGTGCGCGTCTGGTTCGATCATCCGGTTCTTCCGCCATAG